Proteins encoded by one window of Cupriavidus sp. EM10:
- the kdpA gene encoding potassium-transporting ATPase subunit KdpA gives MPSPNYSQFVGLLALFLAVLFVVGPFLGRYMRRAIEEGNYGLTAWGRPLERGLYRLAGVRADAEMGWKQYAIAVIVFNVIGVIAVYAIQRLQGMLPLNPQGFGAVSPDSSFNTAVSFVANTNWQGYAGESTMSYLTQMLALTVQNFVSAATGIAVVFALIRGFARHSAQTIGNFWVDLVRSTLYVLLPLSIVTAVALVGQGVIQNFDSYKDVSMVSAVEYTQPKVDAAGQPVLDKDGKPVTEDARTGTQTLAMGPVASQEAIKMLGTNGGAFFNANSAHPYENPTPLANLIEMLAIFLIPAALCFSFGEMVRDRRQGVAVLASMTVIFVVMALAAMVSEQQVNAALSALPIDHVASALQAGGNMEGKEVRFGISASALFATITTAASCGAVNAMHDSFTAIGGLVPMLLMQLGEVVFGGVGSGLYGMLVYAVLAVFIAGLMIGRTPEYLGKKIEAYQMKMTAVAILVTPLLVLVGTAIAVMADPGRAGVFNPGTHGFSEILYALSSAANNNGSAFAGLSANTPFYNVLLAAAMWFGRFWIIVPVLAMAGSLAAKRRTPATSGTMPTHGPLFVVLLVGSVLLVGALTYVPALALGPVAEQLQPAAVTAAAK, from the coding sequence ATGCCATCGCCGAACTATTCTCAATTTGTCGGGCTGCTCGCCCTGTTCCTCGCCGTGCTGTTCGTGGTGGGGCCGTTCCTGGGGCGCTACATGCGCCGCGCCATCGAGGAAGGCAACTATGGGTTGACGGCCTGGGGCCGTCCGCTCGAACGCGGGCTGTACCGCCTGGCAGGCGTGCGCGCCGATGCCGAAATGGGCTGGAAGCAGTACGCCATCGCCGTGATCGTGTTCAACGTGATTGGCGTGATCGCCGTGTACGCCATCCAGCGCCTGCAGGGCATGCTGCCGCTGAACCCGCAGGGGTTTGGCGCGGTGTCGCCCGATTCCTCGTTCAACACCGCCGTCAGCTTCGTCGCCAACACCAACTGGCAGGGCTATGCCGGCGAATCGACGATGAGCTACCTGACGCAGATGCTGGCGCTGACGGTGCAGAACTTCGTCTCGGCGGCCACCGGCATCGCGGTGGTGTTTGCGCTGATCCGCGGATTTGCCCGCCACAGCGCGCAGACCATCGGCAATTTCTGGGTCGATCTGGTGCGCAGTACGCTGTACGTGCTGCTGCCGCTGTCGATCGTCACCGCCGTGGCGCTGGTGGGCCAGGGCGTGATCCAGAACTTCGACAGCTACAAGGATGTGTCGATGGTCTCGGCCGTGGAATATACGCAGCCGAAGGTCGACGCCGCCGGCCAGCCCGTGCTGGACAAGGACGGCAAGCCCGTGACCGAAGACGCCAGGACGGGCACGCAGACGCTGGCCATGGGCCCGGTGGCGTCGCAGGAGGCCATCAAGATGCTGGGCACCAACGGTGGCGCCTTCTTCAACGCCAACTCGGCCCATCCCTACGAGAACCCGACGCCGCTGGCCAACCTGATAGAAATGCTGGCGATCTTCCTGATCCCGGCCGCGCTGTGCTTCTCGTTCGGCGAGATGGTCAGGGACCGCCGCCAGGGCGTGGCCGTGCTTGCGTCGATGACCGTGATCTTCGTGGTCATGGCGCTGGCCGCGATGGTGTCCGAGCAGCAGGTCAACGCCGCGCTGTCGGCGCTGCCAATCGACCACGTGGCATCGGCGCTGCAGGCGGGCGGCAACATGGAAGGCAAGGAAGTGCGTTTTGGCATTTCGGCCAGCGCGCTGTTCGCCACGATCACCACGGCCGCGTCGTGCGGCGCCGTGAACGCCATGCACGACTCGTTCACGGCCATCGGCGGGCTGGTGCCGATGCTGCTGATGCAGCTGGGCGAAGTGGTGTTCGGCGGCGTGGGTTCGGGCCTGTACGGCATGCTGGTCTATGCGGTGCTGGCGGTGTTTATCGCCGGGCTGATGATCGGCCGCACGCCCGAGTACCTGGGCAAGAAGATCGAGGCGTACCAGATGAAGATGACCGCCGTGGCCATCCTCGTGACGCCGCTGCTGGTGCTGGTCGGCACGGCCATCGCAGTGATGGCCGATCCGGGCCGCGCCGGGGTGTTCAACCCGGGCACGCACGGTTTTTCGGAAATCCTCTATGCGCTGTCGTCGGCAGCCAACAACAACGGCAGCGCCTTTGCCGGCCTGTCCGCCAACACGCCGTTCTACAACGTGCTGCTGGCTGCGGCGATGTGGTTTGGCCGCTTCTGGATCATCGTGCCGGTGCTGGCCATGGCCGGATCGCTGGCAGCCAAGCGCCGCACGCCGGCCACGTCGGGCACGATGCCCACGCATGGCCCGCTGTTCGTGGTGCTGCTGGTGGGATCGGTCCTGCTGGTTGGCGCACTGACCTATGTGCCCGCACTGGCCCTGGGCCCGGTGGCGGAACAACTGCAGCCCGCCGCAGTCACGGCGGCTGCCAAGTAA
- a CDS encoding sensor histidine kinase KdpD, with amino-acid sequence MIDTHRPDPDALLQRMQAEGARAARGKLRVYFGASAGVGKTFAMLAAARALREQGVDVVIGVVETHGRAETESLVNGLERLPLRDVPYRDRVLHEFDLDGALARRPALVLVDELAHSNAAGSRHPKRWQDIQELQAAGIDVWTTVNVQHLESLNQAVGGITGVRVWETVPDAVFDGADEVVLVDLPADELLRRLREGKVYLPEQARHAARNFFRKGNLIALRELALRRTADRVDDDVRAYRHAEAIQPVWRTREAVLACIGTGDDAEQVVRSARRLASQLDCDWHVVTIATPRLMPLADPVRTRVRAAMQLAEELGARTETLAGHDMVKSVAGYVRRHNLTKVLVGRARADWHAEGSLPDRARMWLARALSPVVGAGNRLIGRQTFADALAAGCPEIDVIRVAADTTRADLRPRAPQVAEPRPEADAQAAAELARQRRRDYAFAVVWCAGATGLSMLASPWVDLVNIAMLFLAGVVGVALRHGRGPAALASVLAVAAFDFFFVPPRMSFAVSDVQYVLTFLVLLTVGLVIGQLTAGLREQAQVAVRRETDARTLYELARELSAALTTEQVVEIGSRFMRAAFDAHVTFFLMSEQGRLGPVASGAPGEKSDKGEAIDTVLAQWVFDHGQPAGTGTHTLPGSTVLYLPLKAPMQTRGVLAVEPRAWHALAEPELRRQADVFATLIAIGIERLHYVEVAQRALVSIESERLRSSLLAAVSHDLRTPLTGLIGMAETLQRATPPLIGDVAETVDAIRGQALRMRTMVVNLLDMARLQQPDLALQRGWQSLEELVGAALASMREALKAHRVQVADLSALPLVECDAVLMERVLCNLLENAAKYTAPGTVVRIRGELSDDEVRLVVEDEGPGVAPGQERHIFEKFTRGQQESATAGVGLGLAVCDAIMQAHGGRIWVEPAAPGARFTLALPRGNPPAIEPEPLDAILSDPH; translated from the coding sequence ATGATCGACACCCACCGCCCGGACCCCGACGCCCTGCTGCAACGCATGCAGGCGGAAGGCGCGCGCGCGGCGCGCGGCAAATTGCGGGTCTACTTTGGTGCATCGGCCGGCGTGGGCAAGACCTTTGCCATGCTGGCCGCCGCGCGCGCCTTGCGCGAACAGGGCGTGGACGTGGTGATCGGCGTGGTCGAAACCCACGGTCGTGCCGAAACCGAATCGCTGGTCAACGGCCTGGAGCGCCTGCCACTGCGCGATGTGCCGTATCGGGACCGCGTGCTGCACGAATTCGATCTCGACGGCGCGCTGGCGCGGCGTCCGGCGCTGGTGCTGGTCGACGAACTCGCGCATTCCAACGCGGCGGGCAGCCGCCATCCCAAGCGCTGGCAGGACATTCAGGAACTGCAGGCCGCCGGCATCGACGTCTGGACCACGGTCAACGTGCAGCACCTGGAGAGCCTGAACCAGGCCGTGGGCGGCATCACCGGCGTGCGCGTCTGGGAAACCGTGCCCGACGCCGTGTTCGATGGCGCCGACGAAGTGGTGCTGGTGGACCTGCCCGCCGACGAACTGCTGCGCCGGCTGCGCGAGGGCAAGGTCTACCTGCCCGAGCAGGCGCGCCACGCCGCGCGCAATTTCTTCCGCAAGGGCAACCTGATCGCGCTGCGCGAACTGGCGCTGCGCCGCACCGCCGACCGCGTGGACGACGACGTGCGCGCCTATCGACACGCCGAGGCCATCCAGCCGGTCTGGCGCACGCGCGAGGCCGTGCTGGCGTGCATCGGCACCGGCGACGATGCCGAGCAGGTGGTGCGCAGCGCGCGGCGCCTGGCCAGCCAGCTCGATTGCGACTGGCACGTGGTCACCATCGCCACGCCACGGCTGATGCCGCTGGCCGACCCGGTCCGCACGCGCGTACGCGCCGCCATGCAGCTGGCCGAGGAACTGGGCGCGCGCACCGAGACGCTGGCCGGGCACGACATGGTCAAGTCGGTGGCCGGCTACGTTCGCCGCCACAACCTCACCAAGGTGCTGGTGGGGCGTGCCCGCGCCGACTGGCATGCCGAGGGCAGTCTGCCTGACCGGGCGCGCATGTGGCTGGCGCGCGCGCTGTCGCCCGTGGTGGGCGCCGGCAACCGGCTGATCGGCCGGCAGACGTTTGCCGATGCGCTGGCCGCCGGGTGTCCCGAAATCGACGTGATCCGCGTGGCAGCCGACACCACGCGCGCCGACCTGCGACCCCGCGCCCCACAGGTCGCCGAACCTCGGCCCGAAGCCGATGCCCAGGCGGCGGCCGAACTGGCGCGCCAGCGCCGGCGCGACTATGCGTTCGCCGTCGTGTGGTGCGCCGGCGCCACGGGGCTGTCCATGCTGGCGAGCCCGTGGGTCGACCTGGTCAATATCGCGATGCTGTTCCTGGCCGGCGTGGTCGGCGTGGCGCTGCGCCATGGCCGTGGGCCGGCCGCGCTGGCGTCGGTGCTAGCCGTGGCCGCATTCGACTTCTTCTTCGTGCCGCCCCGGATGTCGTTCGCGGTCAGCGACGTGCAGTACGTGCTGACGTTCCTGGTGCTGCTGACGGTGGGCCTGGTCATCGGCCAGCTCACGGCCGGGCTGCGCGAGCAGGCCCAGGTGGCCGTGCGGCGCGAGACCGATGCGCGCACGCTTTACGAACTGGCGCGCGAGCTGTCCGCCGCGCTGACCACGGAGCAGGTGGTCGAGATCGGCAGCCGCTTCATGCGCGCCGCGTTCGATGCGCATGTGACCTTCTTCCTGATGTCCGAGCAGGGGCGGCTGGGGCCGGTGGCCAGCGGCGCGCCGGGCGAAAAATCCGACAAGGGCGAAGCCATCGACACGGTGCTGGCGCAATGGGTGTTCGACCACGGCCAGCCGGCCGGCACCGGCACCCACACGCTGCCGGGCAGCACGGTGCTGTACCTGCCGCTCAAGGCGCCGATGCAGACGCGCGGTGTGCTGGCCGTGGAGCCGCGCGCCTGGCACGCGCTGGCCGAGCCGGAGTTGCGGCGTCAGGCCGATGTGTTCGCCACGCTGATCGCCATCGGCATCGAGCGGCTGCACTATGTGGAAGTGGCGCAGCGCGCGCTGGTATCGATCGAATCGGAACGGCTGCGCAGTTCGCTGCTGGCCGCCGTGTCGCACGACCTGCGCACGCCGCTGACCGGGCTGATTGGCATGGCGGAGACGCTGCAGCGCGCCACGCCTCCGCTGATCGGCGACGTGGCCGAGACCGTCGACGCGATTCGCGGCCAGGCGCTGCGCATGCGCACCATGGTGGTGAACCTGCTCGACATGGCGCGGCTGCAGCAGCCCGACCTGGCCTTGCAGCGCGGCTGGCAGTCGCTGGAGGAACTGGTGGGTGCGGCGCTGGCGTCGATGCGCGAAGCGCTGAAGGCGCACCGCGTGCAGGTGGCCGACCTGTCCGCGCTGCCGCTGGTGGAGTGCGACGCCGTGCTGATGGAGCGCGTGCTGTGCAACCTGCTGGAAAACGCGGCCAAGTACACCGCGCCCGGCACCGTCGTGCGCATCCGTGGCGAGCTGTCCGACGACGAAGTGCGCCTGGTCGTCGAGGACGAAGGCCCCGGCGTGGCGCCGGGCCAGGAACGCCACATCTTCGAGAAATTCACGCGCGGCCAGCAGGAATCGGCCACTGCCGGCGTGGGCCTCGGGCTGGCCGTCTGCGACGCCATCATGCAGGCGCACGGCGGCCGCATCTGGGTCGAGCCGGCGGCGCCCGGCGCGCGCTTCACGCTGGCGCTGCCACGCGGCAATCCTCCCGCGATCGAGCCGGAACCGCTCGACGCCATCCTTTCCGATCCGCACTGA
- the kdpE gene encoding two-component system response regulator KdpE translates to MPFDYSPTVLLVEDEPHIRRFVRESLQAEGCTVHEADTLKRGLIDAGTRQPDIVILDLGLPDGDGMTLIREMRTWTEVPVLVLSARTDEADKIAALDAGADDYLTKPFGVGELVARVRVLLRRHAKTNPQGTPQIAFGEVRVDLANRLVTRGDAQVHLTPIEYRLLAVLIAHRGKVMTHRELLREVWGPAHSESSHYLRVYMGHLRHKLEMDPAQPVHLLTEVGVGYRFAG, encoded by the coding sequence ATGCCATTCGACTATTCGCCGACCGTATTGCTGGTCGAGGACGAACCCCATATCCGCCGCTTCGTGCGCGAATCGCTGCAGGCCGAGGGCTGCACCGTGCACGAGGCCGATACGCTCAAGCGCGGCCTGATCGATGCCGGCACGCGCCAGCCGGATATCGTGATCCTGGACCTGGGCCTGCCCGATGGCGACGGCATGACGCTGATCCGCGAAATGCGTACGTGGACCGAAGTGCCGGTGCTGGTGCTGTCGGCGCGCACCGACGAGGCTGACAAGATCGCCGCGCTCGATGCCGGGGCCGACGACTACCTGACCAAGCCGTTCGGCGTGGGCGAACTGGTGGCGCGCGTGCGCGTGCTGCTGCGCCGCCATGCGAAGACCAACCCGCAGGGCACGCCGCAGATCGCGTTCGGCGAGGTGCGCGTGGACCTGGCCAACCGGCTGGTCACGCGCGGCGACGCGCAGGTACACCTGACGCCCATCGAATACCGGCTGCTGGCGGTGCTGATCGCGCATCGCGGCAAGGTCATGACGCACCGCGAACTGCTGCGCGAGGTGTGGGGGCCGGCCCATTCGGAAAGCAGCCACTACCTGCGCGTGTACATGGGGCACCTGCGGCACAAGCTGGAAATGGATCCGGCGCAGCCCGTGCACCTGCTGACCGAAGTCGGCGTGGGGTATCGGTTCGCGGGCTAG
- a CDS encoding DUF2126 domain-containing protein — MVTHVALSHVTHYRYDRPVQLSPQVVRLRPAPHCRTPILSYSLRIEPVQHFVNWQQDPFSNYLARLVIPEKTTEFCVTVDLIAEMAVYNPFDFFLEPSAEKIPFTYDAGLAHDLAPYLAKDPLTPRLAAFVDSIDRAPRATLDFLVDLNQRLQREIRYLIRMEPGVQSPETTLENASGSCRDTGWLLVQTLRHLGLAARFVSGYLLQLTPDVKAVDGPVGAEADFTDLHAWCEVYLPGAGWIGLDPTSGLLAGEGHIPLACTPEPGSAAPVSGAVDECKVEFEHHMSISRIYESPRVTKPYTDAQWTAIDAAGLAVDRQLQTLDVRLTMGGEPTFVSARDRDGAEWNTDALGPTKRGLATELVHKLRARYGAGGFLHFGQGKWYPGEQLPRWALSICWRADGQPCWQDPSLFADERQPDHYTPADAQRFLETLTRRLGLDAACIQPGYEDVWYYLWRERRLPVNVDPFEAKLDDELERTRLRRVFDAGLASVTGYVLPLARDDQSGGWLTGRWFLRDERMYLLPGDSPMGYRLPLDALPWASKADYPWQFEQDPFAPRAPLPASAPLRAQSPAAYSPAAMATRRAEARGQARTGSHFATSATAPARGASDKDTIRTALCVEVRHPSRAAGPAVEAKSMDDRRGILYVFMPPLTVLEDYLALLAEVEATAAELGVRIVLEGYPPPRDARLKLLQVTPDPGVIEVNIHPAANWPELVDHTDYLYQAAHETHLSTEKFMLDGRHTGTGGGNHFVLGGATPADSPFLRRPDVLASLIAYWHNHPSLSYLFSGLFIGPTSQAPRVDEARNDQVYELGIAFDELRRQLDMSQVVGNGHVPPWLIDRILRNLLVDVTGNTHRSEFCIDKLYSPDGPTGRLGLLELRAFEMPPHARMSLVQQLLLRAMVARFWQTPYTARLTRWGTALHDRFMLGTFVQMDFDDVLAEMRAAGFVFESSWFAPHFEFRFPRVGELDVAGLSLTLRTALEPWHVMGEEGAAGGTVRYVDSSVERIEVSVLGLNDNRHVVTVNGQTVPLQPTGRAGEFVAGVRYRAWAPPSSLHPTIPSHAPLTFDVVDTWMDRSLGGCQYHVSHPGGRNYQTFPVNAYEAESRRLARFFMIGHTPGRSVAPPPRRSLEFPFTLDLRDIA, encoded by the coding sequence GTGGTCACGCACGTCGCGCTGAGTCATGTCACACACTATCGCTACGACCGCCCGGTGCAGTTGTCGCCACAGGTCGTGCGCCTGCGTCCGGCGCCGCATTGCCGGACGCCGATCCTGTCGTACTCGCTGCGCATCGAACCGGTGCAGCATTTCGTCAACTGGCAGCAGGACCCGTTCTCGAACTACCTGGCCCGGCTGGTGATTCCGGAGAAGACCACGGAATTTTGCGTCACCGTGGACCTGATCGCCGAGATGGCGGTCTACAACCCGTTCGACTTCTTCCTGGAGCCGTCTGCCGAGAAGATTCCATTCACCTACGATGCCGGGCTGGCGCATGACCTCGCGCCCTATCTGGCCAAGGACCCGCTGACGCCGCGGCTGGCCGCGTTTGTCGACAGCATCGACCGCGCGCCGCGCGCCACGCTGGATTTCCTGGTGGACCTGAACCAGCGCCTGCAGCGCGAGATCCGCTACCTGATCCGCATGGAGCCGGGCGTGCAGTCGCCCGAGACCACGCTGGAGAACGCGTCGGGGTCGTGCCGCGATACCGGTTGGCTGCTGGTGCAGACATTGCGACATCTCGGGCTGGCGGCGCGCTTCGTGTCGGGCTACCTGCTGCAGTTGACGCCCGACGTGAAGGCGGTGGACGGCCCGGTCGGGGCCGAGGCCGATTTCACCGACCTGCACGCCTGGTGCGAGGTCTACCTGCCCGGCGCGGGCTGGATCGGGCTGGACCCCACTTCGGGCCTGCTGGCCGGCGAAGGCCATATCCCGCTGGCCTGCACGCCCGAGCCGGGCAGCGCGGCCCCGGTCAGCGGCGCGGTGGACGAATGCAAGGTCGAGTTCGAGCACCACATGTCGATCTCGCGGATCTACGAATCGCCGCGCGTCACCAAGCCCTATACCGATGCACAGTGGACGGCCATCGACGCGGCCGGGCTGGCCGTCGACCGCCAGTTGCAGACGCTGGACGTCCGGCTGACGATGGGCGGCGAGCCCACCTTCGTCTCGGCGCGCGACCGCGACGGCGCGGAATGGAATACCGACGCGCTTGGCCCCACCAAGCGCGGGCTGGCCACCGAACTCGTGCACAAGCTTCGTGCACGCTACGGCGCGGGCGGCTTCCTGCATTTCGGCCAGGGCAAGTGGTATCCGGGCGAACAGCTGCCGCGCTGGGCGCTGTCGATCTGCTGGCGCGCCGATGGCCAGCCTTGCTGGCAAGACCCGTCGCTGTTTGCCGATGAACGCCAGCCCGACCACTACACCCCGGCCGACGCCCAGCGCTTCCTGGAAACGCTGACGCGCCGGCTGGGCCTCGATGCCGCCTGCATCCAGCCCGGCTACGAGGACGTCTGGTACTACCTGTGGCGCGAGCGCCGGCTGCCCGTCAACGTCGATCCGTTCGAAGCGAAGCTCGACGACGAACTGGAGCGCACGCGGCTGCGGCGCGTGTTCGATGCCGGCCTGGCCAGCGTCACCGGCTATGTACTGCCACTGGCGCGCGACGACCAGAGCGGCGGCTGGCTGACCGGCCGCTGGTTCCTGCGCGACGAGCGCATGTACCTGCTGCCCGGCGATTCGCCGATGGGCTACCGGTTGCCGCTCGATGCGCTGCCGTGGGCGTCGAAGGCCGATTATCCGTGGCAGTTCGAGCAGGACCCGTTCGCGCCCCGCGCCCCGCTGCCGGCTTCGGCGCCGCTGCGTGCGCAGTCGCCGGCCGCCTACAGTCCGGCGGCGATGGCCACCCGCAGGGCCGAGGCGCGCGGCCAGGCTCGCACAGGTAGTCATTTCGCCACGTCGGCCACGGCACCGGCGCGCGGTGCATCGGACAAGGACACCATCCGCACGGCGCTCTGCGTGGAAGTCCGCCACCCGAGCCGGGCCGCCGGCCCCGCCGTCGAAGCGAAGTCGATGGACGACAGGCGCGGCATCCTTTATGTCTTCATGCCGCCGCTGACCGTGCTGGAGGATTACCTGGCGCTGCTGGCCGAGGTGGAGGCCACCGCGGCCGAACTGGGCGTCAGGATCGTGCTGGAAGGTTACCCGCCGCCGCGCGACGCGCGCCTGAAGCTGCTGCAGGTGACGCCCGACCCCGGCGTGATCGAGGTCAATATCCATCCCGCCGCCAACTGGCCCGAGCTGGTGGACCACACCGACTACCTGTACCAGGCCGCGCACGAGACCCACCTGTCGACCGAGAAATTCATGCTCGACGGGCGCCACACCGGCACCGGCGGCGGCAACCATTTCGTGCTGGGCGGCGCCACGCCGGCCGATAGCCCGTTCCTGCGCCGGCCCGACGTGCTGGCCAGCCTGATCGCGTACTGGCACAACCATCCATCGCTGTCGTACCTGTTCTCGGGGTTGTTCATCGGCCCCACCAGCCAGGCGCCGCGCGTGGACGAGGCGCGCAACGACCAGGTGTACGAACTGGGCATCGCCTTCGACGAACTGCGCCGCCAGCTCGACATGAGCCAGGTGGTCGGCAACGGCCACGTGCCGCCGTGGCTGATCGACCGCATCCTGCGCAACCTGCTGGTCGACGTGACGGGCAACACGCATCGGTCCGAATTCTGCATCGACAAGCTGTACTCGCCCGATGGCCCCACAGGCCGGCTGGGCCTGCTGGAACTGCGCGCGTTCGAAATGCCGCCGCATGCGCGCATGAGCCTGGTGCAGCAACTGCTGCTGCGCGCGATGGTGGCGCGTTTCTGGCAAACGCCGTACACGGCGCGGCTCACGCGCTGGGGTACGGCGCTGCACGACCGCTTCATGCTCGGCACCTTCGTGCAGATGGATTTCGACGATGTCCTGGCCGAAATGCGCGCGGCCGGCTTTGTCTTCGAGTCGAGCTGGTTCGCGCCGCATTTCGAGTTCCGCTTCCCGCGCGTGGGTGAACTGGACGTGGCCGGGCTGTCGCTGACGCTGCGCACCGCGCTGGAGCCGTGGCACGTGATGGGCGAGGAGGGCGCGGCCGGCGGCACGGTGCGCTACGTCGATTCGTCGGTGGAACGGATCGAGGTCAGCGTGCTGGGCCTGAACGACAATCGGCACGTGGTCACGGTCAACGGCCAGACCGTTCCGCTGCAGCCCACCGGGCGGGCGGGCGAGTTCGTGGCCGGGGTGCGCTACCGCGCCTGGGCGCCGCCGTCGTCGCTGCATCCGACCATCCCGTCGCACGCGCCGCTGACGTTCGACGTGGTGGATACGTGGATGGACCGCAGCCTGGGCGGCTGTCAGTATCATGTTTCGCACCCGGGCGGCCGTAATTACCAGACGTTCCCGGTCAACGCCTACGAGGCCGAAAGCAGGCGGCTGGCGCGCTTCTTCATGATCGGCCATACGCCGGGCCGGTCCGTGGCGCCGCCGCCACGCCGCAGCCTGGAATTTCCGTTCACGCTGGACCTGCGTGATATCGCCTAG